In Paludibaculum fermentans, the genomic stretch CTGCAGGATGAGTCCCACAGCCTCGGCCAGGCGCTTCCAGCTCTCGGCTTCCGTCTCCAATTGTGCTCGCCCCTTGCGGGTGAGGCGATAGAACTTCGCTTCCCGCCCGGTATCGGTGAGTTTCCAATCGGCGGCCAGGTAGCCGCGGGTCTCCAGCCGGTGGAGCGCCGGATACATCGAGCCTTGCGGCACCTGGACGACGTCCTGGGAGACCTGCTGCAGGCGCTGGCCGATGGCATAGCCATGCACGGGCCCCATGGCCACGGTCTTGAGGATCAGGAGGTCAAGGGTGCCTTGCGGGAGATCGGATTTTGGCGGCATGGTGGATACTTTGTGCTTCTACATATTACACGCGGACATGTAGAAGTACAAGGTGTGCACGGAGGAGTTGATGATTGCGAACGGAGAGGCTGGTTGAGCCGCGGAATGCCCTTTGTATCCTCTTCGCTCATCGGCAGGCCGGCAAGCACGTGCCGGCTGTCAACCCACCGTGGGATTCGATGGGCCGGACTGCGCGGTCGTACTGCGCCGGTAGGCACCGGGCGGGACCCCGATGATGCGGCGAAAGGCTTTTCCAAAAGCGATCTCCGAGGTGTAGCCGGCGAGTTGCGCCGCCGCGGCGAGGGTGAGCTTCCTTTCCCGCAATGCGCGGGCCGCGCGGTGCATGCGGAGGCGGGTGAGATAGGTGAGCGGCGGTTCTCCGACAAGGCGGGTGAAGCGGGCGGCGAAGGGCGAGCGGGAGAGCCCCACCTTGCGACTGAGGGTCTGCAGCGTCCAGGGATGCTCGGGTGTCTCGTGCATCAGGGAAAGGGCGGTGTGGATCTGCCGGTCGTTGAGGGCGGCCAACCAGTGGCTGTCGGTGGGCTGATCGCGAAGCCACGCCCGGATGACGCGCACGAAGAGAATGTCCATCAGGCGCGTGAGCACGGTCTCCCAGCCGGGTAGCGCATCCTCCGATTCCACCACCAGGGCGCGCATCACGGGCTCCAGATGCGTCCGCGTGCCGCTGGTGTCACCCCGCAAGTGCAGCACAGCCGGCAACAGTGCAAGCAACGGGACCCCATCCCGCAGGAAGCTAAACGAGCCGCATAACATCGACGTCAATGGACCCGAGCCGCCTTGTATCAGCAGCCGGCAGCGGCCGGTTGTACCTCCGCCGACCAGGTCGAGCACGGGCACGGCCTCACCGCCGGGCCGATCGGAGAGGTAGTAGGCATCGCCATAGGGAAGCACCACCAGATCGCCGGATTGCAGCAGGCGCGGCTCCGTGAGATGGCCCGGGCAGTGCAGCCAGCAGGTACCCTGATCGATCCAGTGGAAATGGGCCGAGTCGCCTTTCTCGAAGCTCATGCCCCAGGGTGCGTGCAGTTGCGAACGGCAGAACAGGCGGGACTGGAGGCCCAGTCCGTTGAGGACGTCAGTGAGCACATCTGCGCCGCTGACCTCGATGACACGCCGCAGTTTCCGTCCGGCAGGACGATTGGTTTGTTTTCTCGGACTCTTGCTCATTTACAGTTCTGGCCGCTGAACGAGAATGACTATAAGCCAGCTCGCCGGCGCACTGCAAGCTTGCAGCGCAGCAGGCACGGCTGACGACGGAGCAGTGCCTCGAAATCCCGGCCAGGAGGGGAAGGATCATGAAGCTCGCTGTCATAGGCGCAGGAAATGTGGGCGGAACGCTGGCGCGGCGCTGGTCCGCGCTGGGCCATGAGGTGGTGCTGGGCCTGAGGGAGCCCGCATCCGCAAAGTCCAGGGCGCAGGCCGCTGAACTGGGCCTCGCCGCGATGGACCGCGCCGCCGCCGCGCGGGGTGCTGACATTGTCCTGCTGGCGACTCCAGGCGGTGAAGCGGCGGTCGAGGCCGCCCGCGCCTGCGAACTACAGGCAGGGCAGATCCTGGCCGATGCCACAAATCCGCTGAACGCGCGGCTGGATGGCCTGGATCATCCCAACGGACTTTCAGGAGCCCAAGAATTGGCCAGGGCATTACCGAACGTGCGGGTGGTGAAGGCGTTCAACACGGTCGGCTTCGGCATCATGGCCCAACCGGTGCGGGAGGGCCGCCGCAGCGTATTGTTCCTCTCCGGCGACGATCCGGACGCTGTGGAGAAGGTCTCCGCCCTGGCCGCGGAAACCGGATTCGAACCGCTCTACCTGGGCGGGCTGCCGGCGTCGCGGATGCAGGAGGAACACGCCGTGCTGTGGATTCACATGGCTATCAAGGCCGGGCTTGGCGTCGACTTCATGTTCTCCATCTGCCGGGGCGCCGCCTAAGGACGACGGCCCGTCACGGTTCGCATGGCCAGGGTCTGGCGGATCAACTCCGTCCGGACCCATTCGCTATAGAGAGAGCGGACCCGCGGCAGTTCGGCCTCTGGAAAGAAGCCGCCCTGGGCCACCTGCGCTCCGACACTGTCGATCACTTCGACCCAAAGCGTGGTGCGCTGGGGGAAGTCGGGCTGGCCACGTTCTGAAACTTCATCCTGGAGATGAGTTTCGACCTCCACCAGTCCGGCCGCCTCCAGCAGGGCGGGCAGGTGGTCGGCCATGCGGTTGTCCAAGTGGTGGGCCTGCCGCCAATCGAGGAACGCCTGGTAGAAGCGTTGGAACTCGCCCGGCGGCGCGGGATCCCAGGCGTTGTCCGCGTGGTTATAGTCGAGGATGACAACCAACCCGCCGGGCTTTACGGCGCGGGCCATGGCGGCCACAGCCTGCCCCGGCTCGGCAATCCACTGCAGCGTGCGGGCCGCGGTCACGACATCGAACTGAGCGGGATAGTCGAGGGTCGTTGCATCGCCCTGTTCAAAGTGCAGGTTCGCGAAGTCCCCGCAGCGGACCCGGGCCGATTCGAGGTGAACCGGATCCCGGTCGACGCCGACCACCTGACCTTCGGACCCGACCGCTTTCGCGATGCCCGCGGTGATCGCGCCGGCTGCGCAGCCGACATCCAACACGGAGAGACCCGGCCGCAATAGCCGGGCCAGGTGGCGGTGATCCTGTTCCAGCGTGCGGCGGCCCAGAATCCGGGCGTCGGAGCGGTGTGATTGTGCGTGCATCCCTAATTCACGATAGAACACCCCAGAACCGCGGCTACCACTTTCCGTGGAGGCGCGGACTACCCCAACTGGGTAGCCGCCTCTCACCGCATTGCGGCATGTGTCGCGGAGCCCAATCCCCGACACTGGGTAAGTCGCGGAACTGGGATCACCGATGACTGCACCTGTCATTCGACCCAGCGCCGCCAATTCCCGGCAAGGAGCCACGAATCATGATGCTCGGTATGAGCCTTTCCACTTTCACTTTCGTTCACGTCCTGATCAGCCTCATCGGCATCGCCTCGGGCTTTGTGGTCGTAGCCGGGCTGCTTGGATCCAAGCGGATGGACGGCTGGACGGCGATCTTCCTGTCGACCACAGTCCTGACCAGCGTGACCGGCTTCGGCTTCCCGGTGAAGCAGTTCCTGCCGTCGCACGCCATCGGCATCCTCTCGCTCATCGTGCTGGCGGCGGCGATCCTCGCGCGCTACACCTACGGTTTGGCGGGCGGCTGGCGGCGGGTGTATGTGGTCTGTTCGATGATTGCGCTTTACTTCAACGTGTTTGTGGCCGTCGTGCAGTCGTTCCTGAAAGTGCCGGCGCTGCACGAACTGGCGCCTACGGGGTCGGAGCCGGCCTTTGTAGTAGCGCAGTCAGTGGTCCTGCTGCTCTTCGTCGGGTTGGGGATCCTGGCCGGCAAGCGCTTCCGGATCGGATCGCTGCTGACGGCCTAGTGGTGAGTATGCGGCCGGGCGAGAGCACAACTCCTTCGCCCGGCCGCGGGCCTGCTAGTCGGCGGGCTCCGATGCCCAAACCGAGCGCAGGCTGAACAGGCCGGCTCTGCGTACCGTCTCCTCTGGCCATTCCTGGAGCCATTTCGCCCCCAGGCGCAGCAGCACGCAGAGCACGACCAGCGTGAGTCCGCCGAAAGCAAGCAGGCCTGCGCCATAGCTCCCCGCGTGGTCTTTCAGATACCCCATCTGGGATGGCAGCAGGAAGCCGCCGATGCCTCCGGCCGCGCCCACCAGTCCGGTGATCGTTCCCACCGAGCCCGCAAAGCGCTGCGGCACCAACTGGAAGATCGCACCATTGCCCAGGCCGAGCATCGCCATGATCAAACCCAGCACCGCCACGGCGATCCCCAGGGCAGGCAGCGTGCTGAGGGCGCACAAACCGGCACCCGCCACAAGCAGCACGCCCAGCAGGACGCGGTAACCGCCGGCACGGTCGGCCAGCCAGCCGCCCACCGGCCGCAGGAAGCTGCCGCACACGACGATGAGGGTCACGAAGTCACCGGCCTGCACCTTGGACAGATGGTACTGGTCGACGAAGAAGACGGTGAGGAAACTCGCCAGGCCGACGAAGCCGCCGAAGGTGATGGAGTAGAAGAGGCAGAACCAGCCCGTGTCGGCCTGCGCCAGCAGGGCCTTGTACTGCTTCCACGTGACCGGCGCTTTGGGCGCGGGGCTTTCCCTGGCCAGCAGGGCGAAGGCGACCAGCACCAGAAGCACCGGGACCGCCGCGAAGGCGAAGGCGTTATGCCAGCCGAAGTGAGTGGCGATGCGGGGCATGAACAGTGTGGCCAGCAGGGTACCTGAGTTCCCCGCTCCGGCGATGCCCATGGCGAGCCCCTGATACTCCGGCGGATACCAGCGCGACGCCAGCGGCAGGGCCACGGCGAAGCTGGCGCCGGCCACGCCCAGC encodes the following:
- a CDS encoding AraC family transcriptional regulator, coding for MSKSPRKQTNRPAGRKLRRVIEVSGADVLTDVLNGLGLQSRLFCRSQLHAPWGMSFEKGDSAHFHWIDQGTCWLHCPGHLTEPRLLQSGDLVVLPYGDAYYLSDRPGGEAVPVLDLVGGGTTGRCRLLIQGGSGPLTSMLCGSFSFLRDGVPLLALLPAVLHLRGDTSGTRTHLEPVMRALVVESEDALPGWETVLTRLMDILFVRVIRAWLRDQPTDSHWLAALNDRQIHTALSLMHETPEHPWTLQTLSRKVGLSRSPFAARFTRLVGEPPLTYLTRLRMHRAARALRERKLTLAAAAQLAGYTSEIAFGKAFRRIIGVPPGAYRRSTTAQSGPSNPTVG
- a CDS encoding PadR family transcriptional regulator; translated protein: MPPKSDLPQGTLDLLILKTVAMGPVHGYAIGQRLQQVSQDVVQVPQGSMYPALHRLETRGYLAADWKLTDTGREAKFYRLTRKGRAQLETEAESWKRLAEAVGLILQVPEGAAE
- a CDS encoding methyltransferase domain-containing protein; the protein is MHAQSHRSDARILGRRTLEQDHRHLARLLRPGLSVLDVGCAAGAITAGIAKAVGSEGQVVGVDRDPVHLESARVRCGDFANLHFEQGDATTLDYPAQFDVVTAARTLQWIAEPGQAVAAMARAVKPGGLVVILDYNHADNAWDPAPPGEFQRFYQAFLDWRQAHHLDNRMADHLPALLEAAGLVEVETHLQDEVSERGQPDFPQRTTLWVEVIDSVGAQVAQGGFFPEAELPRVRSLYSEWVRTELIRQTLAMRTVTGRRP
- a CDS encoding nitrate/nitrite transporter, yielding MTSKAFLKAGHWPTLLASFLYFDVSFMVWVLLGPLSPFLAEQLHLTASQKGLLVAIPLLSGSFFRPVLGTLADRIGGRRAGLLGLSVTLLPLLLGWRYASSFEHFLGIGALLGVAGASFAVALPLASRWYPPEYQGLAMGIAGAGNSGTLLATLFMPRIATHFGWHNAFAFAAVPVLLVLVAFALLARESPAPKAPVTWKQYKALLAQADTGWFCLFYSITFGGFVGLASFLTVFFVDQYHLSKVQAGDFVTLIVVCGSFLRPVGGWLADRAGGYRVLLGVLLVAGAGLCALSTLPALGIAVAVLGLIMAMLGLGNGAIFQLVPQRFAGSVGTITGLVGAAGGIGGFLLPSQMGYLKDHAGSYGAGLLAFGGLTLVVLCVLLRLGAKWLQEWPEETVRRAGLFSLRSVWASEPAD
- a CDS encoding NADPH-dependent F420 reductase, encoding MKLAVIGAGNVGGTLARRWSALGHEVVLGLREPASAKSRAQAAELGLAAMDRAAAARGADIVLLATPGGEAAVEAARACELQAGQILADATNPLNARLDGLDHPNGLSGAQELARALPNVRVVKAFNTVGFGIMAQPVREGRRSVLFLSGDDPDAVEKVSALAAETGFEPLYLGGLPASRMQEEHAVLWIHMAIKAGLGVDFMFSICRGAA